GCGCGGCGCCGCCGAGACTGCCTGCCTCAGCGATGGCCAGAAAGATCTCAAACGACGTGAGCTCGGGCATGCGGGAACTGAGCGGCATGCTTGATCAAATCACAAATCGCCCGTGCCATGCCCTGGTCAGGGCCGTAGGCGCCGGGTACACCGCACGGACGCTGGAGCTGTCGATACCACGTGAATCAGCGAGTTGGGCAAGGCCCGATCAAGCATATCCGCAGCCAGGGTCAGGCGCGTCCCTCGATAGGGGGGTATGGGGTGGGTCGATGTAGACCACCTCCATTACCACCGGAGTAGCTCCCAGGTTGCGGCCAATATGGACGTGATCGGGGCCGCCGGGTTCGGCGATCGCCTCACCCTGGCTATAGATCCCGTCGGTACTGCAGTCTGCGAGATTGTGGGTGAGCGTGCCCTGCCTGATGACGCC
The nucleotide sequence above comes from Mycobacterium decipiens. Encoded proteins:
- a CDS encoding cupin domain-containing protein, which encodes MRILLGLAPAAIVTLAAAMWTPVASATPGHGVSGVLLSQTMRDSQDYILREITIDPGGSTGWHWHDGNLFGVIRQGTLTHNLADCSTDGIYSQGEAIAEPGGPDHVHIGRNLGATPVVMEVVYIDPPHTPLSRDAPDPGCGYA